The Actinobacillus suis ATCC 33415 DNA segment AGAGCGTTTGCACAAAATTAGTCATCATTTGACGATTTTACATTTGCACGGCACTCGAGCAGGCGAAAGTTATATTAAGCATTTAGAAGATCGTATTTGGCAGTTACGTCCAATTAGCGATTGTTTGCTCTTCGCCGGTATTGTACGAGGTCAGTTTGTATTGTTGCATCATTTCGCCAAAAGCAGTAGTCGGCTTCCTAAGCGTGAGCTTGAGCGAGCAAAAAGTCGTTTGGCAGATCTACAGGAGAGGATAAAAGATGAGCCCCATTGGTTCTAGTTGGACATCATTTGAACGAGAAGTGTTTAATGAGTTGGAAATGGAAGAAAACCATTTTCGTGTTAAATTGATTCTTGAAATTATTGAGACCCGACAGGCGTTAGGTATTTCACAACGTAAATTAGAAAAACTAAGTGGCGTAAAACAATCGATGATAGCCCGGGTTGAAAAGGGAAGCTCCAATCCTTCTCTTGGTACGTTACTAAAATTACTGGTGCCGCTGGGGAAAACATTACAAATCGTGCCTTTAGACGATACTCATTCTAAATAAAGACAAACAAGCGGTCGAATTTGCATAAAATTTTGCAAATTCGACCGCTTGTTCTATTTAGATATGATTATAGTGCGGTTTTAAGTAAGTAGAGGGTATAGCCGATATAACATAATAGGAAAATACCGCCTTCTAGACGTGTAATCTTAGCTTGTTTTTTCTTAAAGCTGTAAGCAAAGAAGAAAAGTAATAACGTTAAGGCAAACATCACTAACATATCACGAGAGAATACCGCTGATTCTACCTGCATCGGTTCAATTGCGCCGGCAATACCGACAACCGCAAGGGAGTTGAACAGGTTTGAACCAACGATATTGCCTACCGCTAAATCCGATTCACCTTTGCGAGCGGCAATGATTGATGATGCTAATTCCGGTAATGATGTACCGATTGCCACAATCGTTAAGCCAATCACCAAATCACTTACGCCAAAGTATTTCGCTACTTCAACCGCCCCCCAGACAAGTAATTGTGAACTTGCCATTAAAAACGCTAAACCGATCGCAACCCAAAAGAGTGCTTTTTTAAGTGGTAATTGTTCCGTTTGAAGCGATTCTGTTTGTGCTAACGCATCATCTTTATTGCGTAAGCCAACCCAAATCGTCCAGCCCATATATAGCGTAAAAATCACCAATAAAATGACCGCTTCTAGCTGAGTGACTTGCGCATCAAACAACATATAAGCGGAGATTACCGTTACTAAAATCAGGATCGGTAATTCACGTTTAATCACTTCCGAAGCTACCATAATGGGCTTAATTAACGCAGTAACCCCTAAGATAAGGGCAATATTAGTAATATTAGAGCCGTAAGCATTACCAAGTGCAATGCCTGATGCGCCTTTTAGCGCTGAAGATGCCGAAACAATCATTTCCGGAGCGGATGTACCGAAACCGACAATCACAATACCGATTAACAACGGAGACATGCCAAAATGGCGAGCAGATGAAGCTGCGCCTTCTACAAATTTATCTGCACTCCAAACGAGTAAAATTAAGCCAATTACAATGGCAAGAGAAGCGTATAACATTAGGTTTCCTACGAGTAAAAATGGGCGTATAGTATAGGTTAATTTTTAACTATTGACTATAAGGAACCAGCGATGAAAGTGATTAGTTCAGCAATCAAAAATGGGGCGTTTGAAGACCAATACGGTAAACGTGGTAGCCAATTTAGTCCAAATGGAATGCCGAGTTATTCCATTCCGTTTGAAATTAGCGATGCACCGCAAGGTACGAAATCTTTTGCTGTTGTTTTGGAAGATAAAGATGCGATTACTGCAAGCGGTTTTGTCTGGATTCATTGGTTAATTGCCGATTTAGAACGCACCAAAATTGCCGAAAACGAAAGTCTAACGGCAACTGATTTTGTACAAGGTGCTAACTCGTGGGCAAGTAAATTAGGTAATTTCTCGATCGAAGAAGCTTCAAATTATGGCGGCATGGCACCACCGAATTGCAAACACCGCTATGAACTTATTGTTTATGCGTTGGATACCAAGCTGAATTTAACTTCCGGTTTCCGTTTTAACGATCTGCATTTTGCAATGCAAGACCATATCTTAGCTACAGCAAGTGTAATGGGAACTTATGACGTTTAAGCGTTAAGCTAATTGCTGGTGGTGCATTGAACAGACAGCACGAGTGAGGACACTCCGCCGGCATGGTAAAACTTTTGAGAAAAATGACCGCTTGTTATATTTAATTTTATTGCAAGCGGTTATTTTTTATAAAATTTTTACAAAATCATAAGAAAAACATCTTGCATAATTATGCAATAAAAATTAGTATTCATTCAGTTATTTGAAATATACAGGATTTTAAACGAATGGCAATTCGCATTCACAACGTCAACTTTTTTTACGGTTCAAGCCAAGCATTATTCGATATTAATTTAGATATCGAAAAAGGCGATACGGTAGTGCTGTTAGGTCCGAGCGGTGCGGGTAAAAGTACCCTGATTCGCACGCTAAACTTAATGGAAATTCCACAATCAGGTACGCTTGAAATCGCACAACATAAATTCAATCTTTCAGCAAAAACCGATGCCAAAGAAATTGCATTATTACGCCGTGAAGTTGGTATGGTGTTTCAGCAGTACCATTTATGGCCGCATTTAAGTGTGATGCAAAACTTGATTGAAGCGCCGATGAAGGTGTTAGGCTTAACTAAAGATGAAGCGGTACAGCGTGCTAAATCGCATTTGGAGCGTTTACGTTTAGGCGAATTTGCCGATCGTTTTCCATTACAGTTATCCGGTGGTCAGCAACAACGTGTGGCAATTGCCCGTGCATTAATGATGCAGCCACAGGTGTTATTATTTGACGAGCCGACTGCCGCACTTGACCCGGAAATTACCGCACAAGTGGTTGATATTATTAAAGAACTGCAAGGAACCGGTATTACCCAAGTTATCGTTACCCACGAGGTCGGTGTAGCTCGTAAAGTGGCTACCAAAGTGGTGTATATGGAAAAAGGCAAAATTATCGAACAAGGCGGAGCGGACTGCTTTGAACATCCGAAAACTGCTCAATTTGAAAATTATCTTTCTCACTCAGAATAATTATATGCAAGGACACATTATGAAAAAATTATTATTAGCATCAGCCATCGCACTTAGTGCATTTCCAGTACAAGCAAAAGATTTAACCTTTGCTATGGAACCTAGCTATCCGCCGTTTGAATTAACCAATGAAAAAGGTGAAATCATCGGTTTTGATGTAGATATTGCCAATGCAATCTGTAAAGAAATCCAAGCAAATTGTTCATTCAAAAGTCAATCATTTGACGGTTTAATTCAAGCGGTAAAACAAAAACGTATTGATGCGGCGATCTCTGCGATTGATATTACCGAAGCACGTGCAAAACAAGTGGCTTTCACTGAAGCTTATTACGATAGTTCGGCAAGCTTTATCGCAGTAAAAGGTAAAGCAGATTTAAATACGGCTAAAAACGTGGGTGTACAAAACGGTACGACTTTCCAACAATATGTCGTAGCGGAAGCAAAACAATATGCACCGAAATCATACGCTTCATTACAAGATGCAGTGTTAGATTTAAAAAATGGTCGTATTGATATTATCTTCGGTGATACAGCGGTATTAGCTGATATGCTATCAAAAGAAGCGGAACTTTCATTTGTAGGTGAAAAAGTAACCAATCAAAAATATTTCGGTAACGGCTTAGGTATTGCGGTCAATAAATCAAATAGCGAGTTAGTTGCGGAATTAAATAAAGGTTTAGCGGCAATTAAAGCAAATGGTGAATACCAAAAAATCTACGATAAATGGATGACTAAATAATTTTTATGTTTTCAGAATATCTTCCGCTTATTTATAGTGCAACCCTAATGACCTTAGGGTTAGCACTCGCCTCTCTGGTAGTCGGCTTATTACTTTCAATGCTGTTTGTGGTACTTGAGACCAATAAACAGCCTTGTATTAGTAAACCGACTTCTGTTTTTCTAGCATTATTGCGTGGTTTACCTGAGATTTTAGTAGTTTTACTGATTTTCTTCGGTTCTACCGAATTGCTTGAGAAAATTACCGGTGAATATATTGAATTTAGCGCATTTAATTGCGGGGTATTAGCGCTTTCGTTAATTTTTTCCGCTTATGCTTCGCAATCGTTGCGTGGTGCGATTCAAGCCGTACCAAACGGACAATGGGAAAGTGGTGCAGCTCTTGGGTTAAGCCGTGCGCATACGTTTTTAAAAATTATTATGCCGCAGGTTTGGCGTCATGCTTTACCGGGTTTAAGTAACCAATGGTTAGTATTGTTAAAAGATACGGCTTTGATCTCTTTGATTGGCGTGGATGATTTAATGCGTCAAACCGATTTAATTAATACCAATGAACATCAGCCTTTCACATGGTACGGTTTAGCGGCATTAATTTATTTAGCGATTACTTTAATTAGCCAAGTAATTATTGCCAGACTTGAAAAACGTTTCACACGCTTTGAAAGAGGGGGTAAATAATGTTTCAAGATTATTTAGCCGTCATAGCGCAAGGAATTCCGACCAGTTTAAGTTTAACCGCCGTATCGTTGCTGATTGCCTTTGTGTTAGCAGTGGTTTTTACTTTCTTGCTATCAATGGAAAACAAGCTGATTAAAGCGGCGGTAAACGGTTATTTGATGCTATTTACCGGTACACCGTTGTTGGTACAGTTCTTTTTGATTTATCACGGACCGGGGCAGTTCCAATGGATTGTCGATAGCTTTGCATGGCAATTTTTATCGGATGCGTGGTTTTGTGCGGCGTTAGCGTTGGCATTAAATAGCGCGGCATACTCAACCCAATTATTCCACGGGGCGGTAAAGGCAATTCCGAAAGGGCAATGGGAAACTTGTGCAGCACTTGGTTTAAGCCGTTTAGATACTTTGAAAATCTTAATTCCATACGCATTACGCCGTGCGTTACCGTCGTATAGCAATGAGATTATCTTAGTGTTTAAAGGTACATCGTTAGCTTCGACTATCACGCTATTGGATATTATGGGCTATGCCCGCCAGTTATACGGTACGGAATACGATGCGATTACTATTTACGGTATTGCCGGAGCGATTTACTTAGTAATTACCGGTATTATGACGATTCTGTTACGTAGAGTAGAGGCGAAAGTGCTGGCATTTGAACGTCCGGCAACGGATAAAGCGTAAATTTTTGCGATGGTGCTCGTCTTTGACGAGTACCTTTATTTTTATATACGAACAAGCGGTCTGATTTTGAGAGAAATTTGCAAATTTCCCGTTAAATCAGACCGCTTGTTTTTAGGATAAAATGGATAAATTACGCAACTTTCTTAGCTAACATGGTCGCGAAACGCATTTTAATGCGGTTACCGTTCGCATCGGTTTTATGCAATTCACCCAAATCTTCGTTGTACTTCACTAATTCCCAATCTTGATAATAGTTCGCTAACTCTCGCTCGCCGAAGGTAAATGAGAACGGCATCGGACACGGATATTCTTCAGTACTCATCGCACACACAATTAAGTTATAACCGCCGACTTTGGTGTTTTTTTGCATATTTTCAATAATTGCCGGAATGCGTTCACGGTTTAAGAACATCATTACAACTGTCGAAACAATCAGATCATATTCACCGTTTTGATTACCAATTGTCGCTTGGTTAATATCATAAATACCCGTTTCGATATTGCTCAGATTCTCTTTCTCAATCATATAATTTAAGAATTCGATACTCTCAGCATTATGATCTACCGCTGTCACATCAAACCCTAGTAAATTCAGATAGAGTGAATTGCGTCCTCGTCCACAACCTAAATCCAACGCTTTACCGGCTTTCACATAATTAACCGCATTTAACACTTCGGAGTGTGTAGTGGTCAGGTTATATTTTTTCGCATAGTAATCTTTTGCTTCACAATAGAATGCGAGCTGACATTCCAAATCATCAGAAAGCGCTTCAACTTTATGCCAAAGTTGGGGTTCAACAAACGGAGGCAGATTTTCAGGGGTAAAAGTCAGGCTATTAACTTCTTCACCTTGTTCAGTCAATTCATAAAATTTTAATTCGCCTTTAAGAATGGTTAATTTTGCCCAAGTCCCTTGTTTAGTGTTATGTTTTTCTTGAAACATTTGTGGCAGGCTGTCTTTGGTCCAAACCGGCATTTGTTTGTAGCAAATTAAGTTTTGCATGATTGATCCTCTCTAACAAAATAAGATAATGTTGAATTTTACTCCTCTGATTTCTCTAGGCAATAAAAAAAACCGACTAAAATAGTCGGTCATATCAAAAATACCTAAGATTTATTAGATCACTTTTTTAAATTTCGACGCCTTTAAATTGGCGACCGAAATAGACTAAACCGGTATTTGGGGTGACATCAATATGTTTCAGCTCCACCATAAAAATCGTATGTGTGCCAACCGAATGGGTGTTAACAATATCACCTTGTAAAGACGAGATTGAACCGCGTAACACCGGTTGTCTGTCAATCCCTTCGTCCCAAATATCCCAAGCAAAGCGTTCTTCCATACTGCTATTTAGCATACACGCAAAATGCTTCGCCATTTCTTCTTGTTCATGACTTAATACGTTGATGCACACTTTACCGTTTTGCTTGATGATATCGTGTACGGAGCTGTTTTGATTAATACAGAAAAGTAATGTCGGTGGCGTATCGGTAACCGAGCAAACCGATGATACAGTAATGCCTATTTTACCTGCCGCGCCGTTGGTCGTTACAATACTGACCGCAGCGGATAAATGCGCCATGGCATTACGAAATTGTTGTGAAAATTCAGGTACCTTTTGAGGTTTTGGAATACAAGACATAAATCTCCTTTTAAATTACTCCTTCCAGATAACGTGATATTCTCGGTTATCCGCATCATGAGAAATCAAGAAGCGTGCGAATACATCGTCCATTTCATCTTTATCATTTACTAAGCCAACCCAGACTTCGGCAAATGCGTCAGGGTCAATCAGAGTGCCGATTTCTTGATCCCAATTTTCCGAGGTTTCGACCATTTCAACGGCGCCACGCTCTTCAAATTGTAAATTGAATAATAAAATATCCGCAGGATCTAAATTCTCACCCGCCATTTCAAGGAAAATATCATAAGCGAGGTCAATCGCTTCATCTGGAGTTAATTTGTTCATAATTTGTTTCTTTTATGTAAAAAATAGCGACCTAATTTGCCAATAAAGGTTAAAAAAGTCAAATTTATAGACATTGGATCAAGCGACTTATTACTTGTCCGGCGGTTTTTTCTTTAATAATTTGCCAATTGTTTGGTAATTCAAGCGGCGGATGGTTCTTTTCCGTTTCCACATAAATCAGCGCATTGTCGGCAAGCCATTGGTTTTCAGCCAATAATGTTAGCACCTTCGGCACAAAGCCGTGATTAAAAGGCGGATCGACAAATACCACTTGAAACCCCTGATCAGGATTTTTTTGGGCTAAATATTGCAGCGTATCGGTATTAATCACTGTACCATTGATGGTTTTAAGTGAGGTTAAATTGTTTTTCAGTAGATTTGCCGCATTTGCAAATTTTTCAAGAAAAACAACCGCTTGTGCTTGGCGAGAGAGTGCTTCGATACCAAGTGAACCACTGCCCGCAAAACAATCTAAACAGCGGCTGCCCGCCACATCATTCATCAACCAATTAAACAGAGTTTCTTTCACCCGGTCGGTAGTCGGGCGTAAACCTTCCGCATTTAATACCGGCAGCTTTCGCCCTCGCCATAGCCCAGCAATGACACGCACTTCGCCGGTCGGTTTATTTTGTAAAGTGGAATTACGATTTTTTTTCATACTAACTAAAGGAAAAGTAAGGATTATTTGATAAACTACACAAGTTTAGTCCATTTTAAAGGAAAAGTGAGAAAAATATGGCAGAAAAGAAAAAAGGTTTTTGGTCTTGGCTAGGTTTTGGCAAAAAAGATGAGCCGAAACAAGACGATGTTCCGGCGGAACAAAATGTTGAATCTACAGCAGAAACGCTAGAACAAAAAGTCGAGCAAGCAGAACAAAAAGCCGAGCAGCTACAAGAGACAGTAGAACAAAAATTAGAAGATCTTGAAGATAAAATTGAAGATAAGTTTGAGCAAATTACCTCGCAGCCGGAAATCAAACAATTTGTTGATTCAGTTGAGCAAAAAGCGGAACAGGTTGAGGATTTTGTTGAGCGCATTGAAGATGCGATTGAGCAAAAGTTTGAACAAATCGAAGAATTCGTTGAACAAAAATCAGAGCAAATTGAGCAATTTGTTGAGGATAAAGTCGAAGAAGCCAAAAGCTTTTTGCATGAGACAGCGGAAAAGATAGAGCAATCTTTTGAGCAAGAAAAAGAACAATCCGTTTCAATTATTGATACGGCTAAGGCCGAAATTCCGCCAACAGATGTTACCCAAAACATTGAGCAAGAGGTTGAAGAAACCTCGGTACAAGCGGTCGAATTTGGTGAAAATCTTGCAAATGAAACGACAACTGAGCCAGAGCCGGTAAATCATCATCAGCAAATCGAAGAACGTGTTGAAAAAGTTGTAGAAGCGGAGCTTGCTGGCGAAGTTAAAACAAAATCGGATGCGGAAGAAAACTTTGAAGAGCTGGAAGAATTAGTTGAGCTTGAGGCAGAAAAAGCAGAACACGAGCAAGCGGCACAAAAGGCGGATGATTACCAAGAAAAACCAAGTGAAGGTGGCTTTTTCAGCCGCTTGTTAAAAGGGCTCGTTAAAACGAAACAAAGCATCGGTTCCGGTTTCCGTAATTTCTTTAGCGGCAAAAAAATCGATGACGATTTATTTGAAGAACTGGAAGAGCAGTTATTGGTCGCCGATTTGGGCATGCCGACCACAACTAAGATTATTAACAGCCTTACGCAACACGCAACTAAACAGCAGTTAAAAGATGCGGATTTACTTTATCAGCAACTTAAAGTTGAGTTGGGCGAAGTATTAAAACCAGTTAGCCAACCGCTTGAAATCGATACAAGTAAGAAGCCTTATGTAATTTTAATGGTTGGCGTGAACGGGGTGGGTAAAACTACCACTATCGGTAAATTAGCTCGCAAATTCCAAGCGGAAGGTAAATCTGTAATGCTTGCCGCCGGTGATACTTTCCGTGCCGCTGCCGTAGAACAGTTACAAGTTTGGGGTGAACGTAACAATATTCCGGTGGTCGCACAATCTACCGGTTCGGACTCTGCTTCGGTGATTTTTGATGCGATGCAATCAGCGGCGTCAAAAGGGATTGATATCTTAATCGCAGATACTGCTGGTCGTTTGCAGAATAAAAACAACTTAATGGATGAGCTGAAAAAAATCGTACGTGTGATGAAAAAATATGATGAAAGCGCACCGCACGAAATTATGCTTACCTTAGATGCCGGTACAGGACAAAATGCAATTAGCCAAGCGAAGTTATTTAACGAAGCGGTCGGTTTAACCGGTATTACCTTAACTAAATTAGACGGTACGGCAAAAGGTGGTGTGATCTTTGCGATTGCCGACCAATTTAACATTCCGATTCGCTTTATCGGGGTCGGTGAAAAAATTGAAGATCTCCGCCCATTTAATGCGGAAGAATTTATCGAAGCATTATTTGAACACGAAGAATAACAACAATTATTACGCGCAGGCGGAGAAAGAGATTTTTGCAAAAAATAAGCAAAATTAGACCGCTCTTTCTGGAATGTCGTGATAGAAAAAGGTAAACACAATGATTAAATTCACAAATGTAAGTAAAGCCTATAAAGGTGGCAAGCCGGCATTACAAGGTATTAATTTCCATTTGCCGGTTGGCGGTATGGCGTATTTAACCGGCCATTCCGGTGCCGGTAAAAGTACCTTGCTTAAGCTGATTATGGGCATTGAGCGTGCAAATGGTGGGCAAGTGATGTTTAACGGACACGATATTACACGTCTTGAAGCACACGAATTGCCGTTTTTACGCCGCCAAATCGGTATGGTTCACCAAGATTACCGTTTACTTACCGATCGTACCATTCTGGATAATGTCGCTTTGCCGTTGATTATTCAAGGTATGAATCAGCAAATTGTTGAGCGTGAAGCGCGTATCGCTTTAGAACGTGTCGGCTTGGCAAATAAAGCCAATTATTTACCGCTACACCTTTCAGGCGGTGAACAACAACGTGTGGATATTGCCCGTGCGATTGTACATCGTCCGATTTTATTATTAGCTGATGAGCCGACCGGTAACTTAGACGAAAAATTATCGTTTGAGATTTTCCGCTTATTTGAAGAATTTAATCAATCCGGCACAACAGTATTGGTCGCAACTCACGATACCAATATTATTTCAAAACGCCCGAAACCATGCTTAGTATTAGAGCAAGGTCATCTTAGAAATTAAGGAAACAATATGGCTCGTTCATTTAATACCAGCTTTGGTGCGCAAACACGTTATACCTTACGTTCTGTATGGCAAGATCTCCTAAAACGTAAGTTTGGAACTTTTTTAACCGTATTAGTGATTGCGGTATCACTCACTATTCCGACCGTAAGTTATTTACTTTGGAAAAATACTCATCAGGCAGCGACAGAGTTTTATCCGGAACCGGAGCTCACGATTTATTTGCATAAAAATCTTGCTGAACATGATGTGAATGCCGTGGTAGAACGTATTCGCCACTTTGATGCGGATAAAATTGAATCGTTGAACTATATTTCTCGTCAGCAAAGTTTAGATGAATTTCGTTCATGGTCTGGCTTTGGTGAAGCTTTAGATATTATTGATGATAATCCGCTACCGGCGGTAGTTACCCTCAAACCGAAAAAGCAGTTTACCGCTAATGATGCGATGCTTGAATTACGTAATGGTTTACAGGCGATTAAAGGTGTGCAAGAGGTTCGTCTAGATAACGGTTGGTTAGAAAAATTAACCGCTTTAACTTGGCTGATTGCTCGAATTGCAATGGTTTGTACGGTGTTGATGCTAATTGCGGTATTTTTAGTGGTGGGAAATGCGGTGCGTACTGATGTCGCAAATAGC contains these protein-coding regions:
- a CDS encoding transporter substrate-binding domain-containing protein — encoded protein: MKKLLLASAIALSAFPVQAKDLTFAMEPSYPPFELTNEKGEIIGFDVDIANAICKEIQANCSFKSQSFDGLIQAVKQKRIDAAISAIDITEARAKQVAFTEAYYDSSASFIAVKGKADLNTAKNVGVQNGTTFQQYVVAEAKQYAPKSYASLQDAVLDLKNGRIDIIFGDTAVLADMLSKEAELSFVGEKVTNQKYFGNGLGIAVNKSNSELVAELNKGLAAIKANGEYQKIYDKWMTK
- a CDS encoding YbhB/YbcL family Raf kinase inhibitor-like protein, which codes for MKVISSAIKNGAFEDQYGKRGSQFSPNGMPSYSIPFEISDAPQGTKSFAVVLEDKDAITASGFVWIHWLIADLERTKIAENESLTATDFVQGANSWASKLGNFSIEEASNYGGMAPPNCKHRYELIVYALDTKLNLTSGFRFNDLHFAMQDHILATASVMGTYDV
- the artQ gene encoding arginine ABC transporter permease ArtQ, with protein sequence MFSEYLPLIYSATLMTLGLALASLVVGLLLSMLFVVLETNKQPCISKPTSVFLALLRGLPEILVVLLIFFGSTELLEKITGEYIEFSAFNCGVLALSLIFSAYASQSLRGAIQAVPNGQWESGAALGLSRAHTFLKIIMPQVWRHALPGLSNQWLVLLKDTALISLIGVDDLMRQTDLINTNEHQPFTWYGLAALIYLAITLISQVIIARLEKRFTRFERGGK
- a CDS encoding calcium/sodium antiporter; this translates as MLYASLAIVIGLILLVWSADKFVEGAASSARHFGMSPLLIGIVIVGFGTSAPEMIVSASSALKGASGIALGNAYGSNITNIALILGVTALIKPIMVASEVIKRELPILILVTVISAYMLFDAQVTQLEAVILLVIFTLYMGWTIWVGLRNKDDALAQTESLQTEQLPLKKALFWVAIGLAFLMASSQLLVWGAVEVAKYFGVSDLVIGLTIVAIGTSLPELASSIIAARKGESDLAVGNIVGSNLFNSLAVVGIAGAIEPMQVESAVFSRDMLVMFALTLLLFFFAYSFKKKQAKITRLEGGIFLLCYIGYTLYLLKTAL
- a CDS encoding HI1450 family dsDNA-mimic protein, with the translated sequence MNKLTPDEAIDLAYDIFLEMAGENLDPADILLFNLQFEERGAVEMVETSENWDQEIGTLIDPDAFAEVWVGLVNDKDEMDDVFARFLISHDADNREYHVIWKE
- the tehB gene encoding SAM-dependent methyltransferase TehB — encoded protein: MQNLICYKQMPVWTKDSLPQMFQEKHNTKQGTWAKLTILKGELKFYELTEQGEEVNSLTFTPENLPPFVEPQLWHKVEALSDDLECQLAFYCEAKDYYAKKYNLTTTHSEVLNAVNYVKAGKALDLGCGRGRNSLYLNLLGFDVTAVDHNAESIEFLNYMIEKENLSNIETGIYDINQATIGNQNGEYDLIVSTVVMMFLNRERIPAIIENMQKNTKVGGYNLIVCAMSTEEYPCPMPFSFTFGERELANYYQDWELVKYNEDLGELHKTDANGNRIKMRFATMLAKKVA
- a CDS encoding helix-turn-helix domain-containing protein; the encoded protein is MSPIGSSWTSFEREVFNELEMEENHFRVKLILEIIETRQALGISQRKLEKLSGVKQSMIARVEKGSSNPSLGTLLKLLVPLGKTLQIVPLDDTHSK
- the rsmD gene encoding 16S rRNA (guanine(966)-N(2))-methyltransferase RsmD; the encoded protein is MKKNRNSTLQNKPTGEVRVIAGLWRGRKLPVLNAEGLRPTTDRVKETLFNWLMNDVAGSRCLDCFAGSGSLGIEALSRQAQAVVFLEKFANAANLLKNNLTSLKTINGTVINTDTLQYLAQKNPDQGFQVVFVDPPFNHGFVPKVLTLLAENQWLADNALIYVETEKNHPPLELPNNWQIIKEKTAGQVISRLIQCL
- the ftsY gene encoding signal recognition particle-docking protein FtsY: MAEKKKGFWSWLGFGKKDEPKQDDVPAEQNVESTAETLEQKVEQAEQKAEQLQETVEQKLEDLEDKIEDKFEQITSQPEIKQFVDSVEQKAEQVEDFVERIEDAIEQKFEQIEEFVEQKSEQIEQFVEDKVEEAKSFLHETAEKIEQSFEQEKEQSVSIIDTAKAEIPPTDVTQNIEQEVEETSVQAVEFGENLANETTTEPEPVNHHQQIEERVEKVVEAELAGEVKTKSDAEENFEELEELVELEAEKAEHEQAAQKADDYQEKPSEGGFFSRLLKGLVKTKQSIGSGFRNFFSGKKIDDDLFEELEEQLLVADLGMPTTTKIINSLTQHATKQQLKDADLLYQQLKVELGEVLKPVSQPLEIDTSKKPYVILMVGVNGVGKTTTIGKLARKFQAEGKSVMLAAGDTFRAAAVEQLQVWGERNNIPVVAQSTGSDSASVIFDAMQSAASKGIDILIADTAGRLQNKNNLMDELKKIVRVMKKYDESAPHEIMLTLDAGTGQNAISQAKLFNEAVGLTGITLTKLDGTAKGGVIFAIADQFNIPIRFIGVGEKIEDLRPFNAEEFIEALFEHEE
- the hpaC gene encoding 4-hydroxyphenylacetate 3-monooxygenase, reductase component; amino-acid sequence: MSCIPKPQKVPEFSQQFRNAMAHLSAAVSIVTTNGAAGKIGITVSSVCSVTDTPPTLLFCINQNSSVHDIIKQNGKVCINVLSHEQEEMAKHFACMLNSSMEERFAWDIWDEGIDRQPVLRGSISSLQGDIVNTHSVGTHTIFMVELKHIDVTPNTGLVYFGRQFKGVEI
- the ftsE gene encoding cell division ATP-binding protein FtsE, producing MIKFTNVSKAYKGGKPALQGINFHLPVGGMAYLTGHSGAGKSTLLKLIMGIERANGGQVMFNGHDITRLEAHELPFLRRQIGMVHQDYRLLTDRTILDNVALPLIIQGMNQQIVEREARIALERVGLANKANYLPLHLSGGEQQRVDIARAIVHRPILLLADEPTGNLDEKLSFEIFRLFEEFNQSGTTVLVATHDTNIISKRPKPCLVLEQGHLRN
- the ftsX gene encoding permease-like cell division protein FtsX, with the translated sequence MARSFNTSFGAQTRYTLRSVWQDLLKRKFGTFLTVLVIAVSLTIPTVSYLLWKNTHQAATEFYPEPELTIYLHKNLAEHDVNAVVERIRHFDADKIESLNYISRQQSLDEFRSWSGFGEALDIIDDNPLPAVVTLKPKKQFTANDAMLELRNGLQAIKGVQEVRLDNGWLEKLTALTWLIARIAMVCTVLMLIAVFLVVGNAVRTDVANSKASIEVQQLLGATDHFIARPFLYTGMIYGFFGSLLAIVFSAVLISYFTGVVKYVTDMFTVKFELNGLDFSEMFFLIVACIFIGWLSAKIATNRHIHRIGSRY
- the artP gene encoding arginine ABC transporter ATP-binding protein ArtP, which codes for MAIRIHNVNFFYGSSQALFDINLDIEKGDTVVLLGPSGAGKSTLIRTLNLMEIPQSGTLEIAQHKFNLSAKTDAKEIALLRREVGMVFQQYHLWPHLSVMQNLIEAPMKVLGLTKDEAVQRAKSHLERLRLGEFADRFPLQLSGGQQQRVAIARALMMQPQVLLFDEPTAALDPEITAQVVDIIKELQGTGITQVIVTHEVGVARKVATKVVYMEKGKIIEQGGADCFEHPKTAQFENYLSHSE
- a CDS encoding type II toxin-antitoxin system RelE/ParE family toxin translates to MYEIVFYRDRRGREPVKEFLQEFINEQQDENRERLHKISHHLTILHLHGTRAGESYIKHLEDRIWQLRPISDCLLFAGIVRGQFVLLHHFAKSSSRLPKRELERAKSRLADLQERIKDEPHWF
- the artM gene encoding arginine ABC transporter permease ArtM, which encodes MFQDYLAVIAQGIPTSLSLTAVSLLIAFVLAVVFTFLLSMENKLIKAAVNGYLMLFTGTPLLVQFFLIYHGPGQFQWIVDSFAWQFLSDAWFCAALALALNSAAYSTQLFHGAVKAIPKGQWETCAALGLSRLDTLKILIPYALRRALPSYSNEIILVFKGTSLASTITLLDIMGYARQLYGTEYDAITIYGIAGAIYLVITGIMTILLRRVEAKVLAFERPATDKA